In the genome of Podospora pseudocomata strain CBS 415.72m chromosome 2 map unlocalized CBS415.72m_2.2, whole genome shotgun sequence, one region contains:
- a CDS encoding uncharacterized protein (COG:H; EggNog:ENOG503NZCU), with product MASEPSSDLKVVFGSCPEPLCGLRRRVNFNMILGIPTKSRSPPIRFESLCNTSYRGHSLHKKVGVWDIQLTRSCLGAPWMPCIMVVTYRNNRLVPAIVISACLWGIYHLVDVKIPNESYHTVILPDWRTPPSQVGHDVDLDPHSHPTTTAWSPPPAVQTPDPTKSPNGKPKDSTLAPEDVLLIMKTGYTSLWKRLLIHLTTSLSPDRIPQPNSVIYSDAPSTIGTFNIIDALENTTHTLKSNHPDFEIYRQQPLYNSHNAYVEAAGIEGDNFGPAGGWIIDKYKFVPLMQHAGRNYPDAKWYIYMEDDTYLFLTNILAYLSKYDWRKSHYLGSFAGKSDVIFAHGGAGFVISRGAWERSFGQNDKMAADYEEYTAAHCCGDQVLGHALNKYGVKFGENNGDERFTWGFNPVVHWRFGFEKWNWCEPLLSWHKVHSRDVARYYQLEQEWDFEKDGPIRHGDFAERVILPELRARNNRAEWWDNMSGVWQVSSGNKNDPPGPQGKGYDEGKWKKAWGSVGDCEEACKSWGDCVQWSWVEDLCKMDNKFMMGQGYAPAMMERKTALKRTSGWLTDRLEGWKCA from the exons ATGGCAAGCGAACCATCATCAGATCTCAAGGTTGTATTCGGATCATGTCCTGAGCCTTTATGCGGGCTGCGCCGTAGAGTCAACTTCAACATGATCCTCGGAATCCCGACCAAGAGTCGCTCGCCGCCTATTCGCTTCGAGTCTTTGTGCAACACGTCATATCGGGGTCACAGCCTCCACAAAAAGGTCGGTGTATGGGACATTCAGCTCACTCGAAGCTGCTTGGGAGCGCCATGGATGCCTTG CATCATGGTTGTGACATACAGGAACAACCGGTTGGTGCCAGCTATCGTGATATCAGCGTGCCTCTGGGGTATCTATCATCTTGTGGATGTCAAAATTCCAAACGAAAGCTATCATACCGTCATACTTCCAGACTGGAGAACGCCACCATCACAAGTCGGTCATGATGTTGACCTTGATCCCCATTCAcatccaaccaccacggcatggtcaccaccaccagcagtTCAAACCCCTGACCCGACAAAGAGCCCAAATGGCAAGCCCAAAGACAGTACCCTGGCACCAGAAGACGTCCTTTTGATTATGAAAACGGGCTACACGTCTCTTTGGAAACGTCTTCTaatccacctcaccacctccctctccccagaccgcatcccccaacccaactcGGTCATCTACTCCGacgccccctccaccatcggcaccttcaacatcatcgacgccctagaaaacaccacccacaccctcAAATCGAACCATCCCGACTTCGAAATCTATCGCCAACAACCGCTCTACAACAGCCACAACGCCTACGTCGAAGCAGCGGGTATAGAAGGCGACAACTTTGGCCCCGCGGGTGGTTGGATCATCGACAAGTACAAGTTCGTCCCGTTGATGCAACACGCTGGGAGGAACTACCCCGACGCGAAGTGGTATATCTACATGGAAGACGACACTTATCTCTTCCTCACTAACATCCTTGCCTACCTGTCCAAGTATGACTGGAGGAAGTCGCATTACCTGGGCAGCTTCGCGGGGAAGTCGGACGTGATTTTCGCCCATGGTGGTGCGGGCTTTGTCATCTCCCGCGGAGCGTGGGAGAGGTCCTTTGGGCAAAACGACAAGATGGCCGCGGATTACGAAGAATACACGGCCGCCCACTGCTGCGGTGATCAAGTCCTCGGTCACGCGCTCAACAAATACGGGGTCAAATTCGGGGAGAATAATGGAGACGAAAGGTTCACCTGGGGCTTCAACCCTGTTGTGCACTGGCGATTTGGATTTGAGAAGTGGAATTGGTGCGAGCCGTTGCTGAGCTGGCATAAAGTCCATTCAAGAGATGTGGCGAGATATTACCAGTTGGAACAGGAGTGGGATTTTGAGAAAGACGGGCCGATCAGACATGGGGACTTTGCGGAACGGGTCATCCTTCCTGAGTTGAGGGCACGGAATAATAGGGCGGAGTGGTGGGATAATATGTCGGGGGTGTGGCAGGTTAGTTCGGGGAATAAGAATGATCCTCCTGGGCCgcaggggaaggggtatgatgaggggaagtggaagaaggcttGGGGGTCGGTGGGGGATTGTGAGGAGGCTTGCAAGTCGTGGGGGGATTGTGTTCAGTGGAGCTGGGTGGAGGATTTGTGTAAGATGGATAATAAGTTCATGATGGGGCAGGGGTATGCCCCGGCTatgatggagaggaagacgGCGTTAAAGAGGACTAGTGGGTGGTTGACGGATAGATTGGAAGGCTGGAAATGTGCATAG